A genomic stretch from Gorilla gorilla gorilla isolate KB3781 chromosome 20, NHGRI_mGorGor1-v2.1_pri, whole genome shotgun sequence includes:
- the EID2 gene encoding EP300-interacting inhibitor of differentiation 2 — MLWRPVTHTAFTVRIAPTHAHWGVCRASRCPVIPVSLGAAELTPRSEMSKLPADSSVPQTGAANGDRDVPQAEVGRGRREPAPAQPEEAGEGAMAAARGGPVPAAREGRMAAARAAPAAAARGAPVAAAALARAAAAGRESPAAAAAREARMAEVARLLGEPVDEEGPEGRPRSRHGNGGLAALPYLRLRHPLSVLGINYQQFLRHYLENYPIAPGRIQELEERRRRFVEACRAREAAFDAEYQRNPHRVDLDILTFTIALTASEVINPLIEELGCDKFINRE; from the coding sequence ATGCTCTGGCGCCCGGTTACGCACACGGCATTTACAGTGCGCATAGCGCCCACGCACGCGCACTGGGGTGTCTGCCGGGCATCGCGCTGTCCAGTTATTCCAGTTTCTCTGGGAGCAGCCGAGTTGACCCCACGGTCTGAGATGTCCAAGCTGCCCGCAGACAGCAGTGTCCCGCAGACAGGCGCGGCGAATGGTGACAGAGACGTCCCGCAGGCGGAGGTAGGCCGCGGGAGGCGGGAGCCGGCCCCGGCACAGCCTGAGGAGGCCGGGGAAGGCGCGATGGCGGCGGCCAGGGGAGGCCCGGTGCCAGCGGCCAGGGAAGGTCGGATGGCGGCGGCCAGGGCAGCCCCGGCGGCGGCAGCCAGGGGAGCCCCGGTGGCAGCGGCGGCGTTGGCCAGGGCAGCCGCGGCGGGCAGGGAAagcccggcggcggcggcggccaggGAAGCCCGGATGGCGGAGGTCGCCCGCTTGCTGGGGGAGCCAGTGGACGAAGAGGGTCCCGAGGGCAGGCCCAGGTCCAGACACGGGAACGGAGGCCTGGCTGCGTTGCCCTATCTCCGTCTCCGCCACCCACTTAGCGTTTTAGGCATCAATTACCAGCAGTTTCTCCGCCACTATCTGGAAAATTACCCGATTGCTCCCGGCAGAATACAAGAGCTTGAAGAACGCCGCAGGCGATTCGTGGAAGCCTGCAGAGCAAGGGAAGCAGCGTTTGATGCCGAATATCAGCGAAATCCTCACAGGGTGGACCTCGATATTTTAACCTTTACGATAGCTCTGACTGCCTCTGAAGTTATCAACCCTCTGATAGAAGAACTTGGTTGCGATAAGTTTATCAATAGAGAATAG
- the EID2B gene encoding EP300-interacting inhibitor of differentiation 2B — MAEPTGLLEMSELPGDSSVPQVGTASGVSDVLRGAVGGGVRVQEAREGPVAEAARSMARVPGPVPGPIPSSVPGLASAPDPHQQLAFLEINRQLLFREYLDGSSMIPVRLLRDFEERRRLFVEGCKAREAAFDADPPQMDFAAVAFTVALTASEALSPLAD; from the coding sequence ATGGCGGAGCCGACTGGGCTATTGGAGATGTCCGAGCTCCCCGGAGATAGCAGTGTCCCACAGGTGGGCACAGCGAGTGGCGTCAGCGACGTACTGCGGGGGGCAGTCGGCGGCGGGGTTCGGGTGCAGGAGGCCCGGGAAGGCCCAGTGGCCGAAGCTGCGCGGTCCATGGCGCGGGTGCCGGGCCCTGTGCCCGGGCCCATCCCCAGCAGCGTCCCGGGCCTGGCGTCCGCGCCAGACCCCCATCAGCAGCTCGCTTTCTTAGAAATTAACCGGCAGCTGTTGTTCCGCGAGTATCTGGATGGTAGCTCCATGATTCCGGTCAGATTACTACGGGATTTCGAGGAACGCCGCAGGCTGTTTGTGGAAGGCTGCAAGGCGAGGGAAGCAGCCTTTGACGCGGATCCCCCGCAGATGGACTTCGCTGCTGTCGCGTTTACGGTAGCGCTGACTGCCTCCGAGGCCCTCAGTCCTCTGGCCGACTGA